The genomic region CAAATCATTTACTTTTACTATATCATCATGACGTTTGagctaattttaattttaaacatgACTTTGGAATGGCCGTGGAATGGGATCCCTTCCATCATAATAGACGGTGTTcctaattatttgaaatggaTGGGCCAGGATCCTTCCTAATTAGTAACAGTTTTTGTACCACTTGTTCATATAAATTCCTAATTACGTCTGactatctaaaaatataagtttttttttcggaatattttttgttttggaatgattttaatttttgtacataTTTTGAAAAGGCATTGTAACACTATGTACATAAATTTGAATGTGAGAAAGACATATATTCCCACTAATTTAGAAATACATTTTGGCACGACTTTTGTATGTCCGAGTGATACATTTTGGAATGGGCACTGAATCATAGTTTGAACCTTCAATTGGAATATACTTTAAAATGCCTTTATCCTTTGTTTGGAATACATATAGGAACTGTTGCATGTTTTGAAACGATTTTTGCACCATTATTTTCTACAAGATTTAAGACATTGTTTTAAAACAGTTCATACAATATTTAgtcattaaatttgtaatgatatattttttttatttaaacacattcacaaaatgtaaaaaagcCCATTcccaatttatatatttattaaaaaatattttaaattttaaaataataattttattattataattaattagtaaaattaattattttattttaatttgatttattaaataatattaaattatggaaTGTAATTAACATTACAAATGGATAATTGctaaaaagtattatattaatataaaaaaattgtatgtttacaaatataaaaaaaaaaaccctaatctACACTTGCCCCTTTCATCGGCATGGTCCATCTCATCATTGTCTAGGGCAAAAGAGTCCGCCGAAGGCTGTGATGGGTGGTTACGTTAGGCGCTGGGTTGTGAGAGGCCGACAGTCAAGGCGTTGGCTTGCAATATGATGAGTGTCgaagtcaccaaaaataattcctactacacttgtgaaagtgggagtagggtcgatccacagagattggctttaagttgatttctttaagaaaatagaaaataatggggggaaGGTTGTGATAAATGAAGTgatcaaaaactaaataattaaaaatatctgaTAGAGATATGAGAGAGATTTCccggttaaggctaggattatgcttgattctcgtgagttgatcattgatgcaagaataacacatgtatggacaaataaaccagttatggtcgttggtacgacctaacaacctcacctttccttaccttttcgttagcgcaggtacgaccgttggctagatctctaattaacagacaaccttgggaacgtccacaagatttaatctattaacagcattaagaattagaaaggcctgattctaatcaacaaactcctacgaggacaattcgtttaaactagatcatgcattccccataacataattaaatactgtgacataactaatcatgatacgttgccactaagtattgaactaaataaacaattacacggatttataaagttcaattaAGCTAAgcaaccttcttgataatgaacaaccggccgaatcattcataaatcagacgtttgtaattaaagcacagagaataacatgaatatttgtttgacaagtgtagaacgcagattagatctcacaacataatgggaatcaagcaatcaccataccttaaccagaaaattaaggaatttagccggacatattaataaaagaacacactagaaagtggaattccattaattccggtagtagaataaaattaaagagaagagatgaacagagaattctatagagttctaACATAAAAAGCTGAACGTCTTCTAATGAAGAGatccccctatttataataaaagtcccCTATGAATCTAGACGTAGTGGGGGGATAGATAcgtgataaactctaaaaaggtaaataaattacaagagataagctttaaagaatcctttctaaatcTAAACACTTGATTCCTTTATCTCTTGGGGAAATCGCTCGTGCTtatccttatcccgagttgactactccactaagcgtgggcacgctttgtcaattctgcagaaatttccttgtaatcttcctttttgctgaatatgcaataaaatcacataattaggagtattttggcttaaaaagaaagattaaatcgctataaaatcatgataattgcagagttatcacaATAACTTCATCATGCTTATCATGTTGACAATCATTATCTCCAGCTGGACCATCCAATCCTCCATGTCTGGGCGTGGCGGTGGTAGTAGCGGTAGTGCTGGTAATGTGTAGGTGGCTCGAGGCGTGGACCTCAAAATCAAGATCAAATACACGGTCCTTGCTCTTGCCCCCGTCAGCTGCCAGCCATAGTTGTTACTCGATCATTGCCGCCTAGCCCTCCAATGAGGGTAGTGTATCTTGGCAATCGGTTAGTGCTCCAACAGCTTTTGAAATGTCTCCCacgaaacaaacaaaaatattagtattaaaaaaaattaaacaacatAAGAGAATACATTACtgtaatacaatattttatcattccGCCTTTTTTACAATAGTAGGAACACAACTTGTAACACAATGATTGAAATAATCGTTGTAACGGTTCAGCCGttccaaaaattaagaatgaaaTATAAGAGGATTGTGAcgtcaatataaaaatactgtGTGCTGGGTTTTTTCTAAGTGTCCTATGTggcaagaattttttttttttttcatttttggctTTGTCAGAGAAGCCAAATTCTAAAATCCTTAAAAACGCCAACTTAGCACTTACTGGTCAAGTTTCGGGACTGTGGCTAAGTTCTCAAATCCCCTGCCACCTCTCCTACgcgcaaaatatatatatatatgatcaaaattgtaatcaaacatatttatattatgttaaAGCTCAAGAGAGCTTCTTACCGTTTACcctttattttgaaaagaagtTATCAAagtgtttaaataaataaaataaattcatggaGCTTATACATAATTTGTTTCTAATGactaattagtaattaatttgaaaaatatcgaaccaatttattaagatttttaaaataaatggggTCCCCATACTTTTCCTAGAGAGCTTATATGAGCTCctaaacttttattttctaatctTATCAGTTTCttacacaaaataaaactatCAAACACTTGGCAACTTCCCATtaactcataaatattttatacgatattttaaaaaatttataagctcatTCAAACACTCTCTTAATCAAGTCAAAGATCTACTCAAGGAGAAGACAAGTAGACCTACGCgagaaaaatgagatttaatttctttttgtatattGATTTGGCATACagtaatatgtatatatatatatatatatagttgctGATCTGCTGGTTCATGATGCAAGAATCTTGCACACTGGCCTAAATGACGAGGGCCCTTAATTAATTGACAACCCCACAAAACAACCTTGTACTGATTACTCTAATAAATTGACAATTagcttataataatatatgttgtCCGATCGAGAGATCAAAATTCCTGGATTGACCTCTTGCCAGGCTTTGTTCCTCTCTTTTTATGGCTCATTATCCTCAGGCTTTGTCTCAATATGtccacctctctctctctcttgaatTCTTGATCTTCCATTGAAGCTAACTTTGCTTGGAGAAGTTCAATTCTTTCTTCCTTTGCTTGCAGCTCCTTCATCACCATCTCTTCTTCATCTGTCTTCCAACACATCAGTCTTTCTTCTACGGAAACAACAGCACACAAAACATCAAGAAGACAACACAATCCCCTTCAAGGAAGAAAGATTAATTACACTACTAGTACCTCAATTGTAGTCAAATTGCAGAATTTGTCCATACTTTTTgagtaattacataaacaacCCTTATGCATGATGTTTTCATTGTGTACAAAAACAGCTGGTATAAACATCACCAACCAATAATGATGACCGCGTGTAATAATTCAAAGCAAATACTTCTGTAGTTAGGCGATCATGAGAGTAGTCATATGTAATCGTCCCTGTgcttataagaaaaaagaaactaaacTCAACCTTCTCCAAAGAAAGAAGATTTTACTTAAGGATCCTGTAATTACACTTTCAAACCCTCAATTATTGACAAATTACAAATTCCACccttactttttatttaatcacaaaaaaaaaaaaaactttatggGCGATGTTATAATCATACACAGAAAGCAACTATCACTATGATAAAAGCATCACCGACAATCAAGAGTTAATTACCTGCATGATTAGGGAAAATGCcagtaatattgaaaatgagcaaattagcctcttataaaaataaaatagcaatttacttctctatataatctaaaatacaacaatttacctccttatgtttttaaaaaagtataggaggtaaattgttttatttttttttaatagaaggATAAtctgctcatttgcaatatcacataGATAAATTGCTTTTCAGCGGGCATAATCATTCAAACAACTGCAAACATCTACATAAACGCGATCATCCCTAACACAGCTAAAAAGAAACGAGAAACTACTATAACCGAACCTTGATGCGTCCTGCTAATGAGATCATCAAGCTCAACCTTGATAGCAAAATAGAGCTGCTTCCACTTCTCCAACGTCTCGTCCCTCCTGGCTTGCTCCTCCAGCACGCAGCAGCCCTCCATGCACCGCAGCCGCTCTTCTTTCTCCTCGACGACCCTGCCGAGTCTCCTCAGCTCATCTTTCAGCCTCTTCCTCTCCCTCCTCCACTCCGCCTGTCTCAAAGCCAACACCATAAGCTCGCGCTCGTAAA from Sesamum indicum cultivar Zhongzhi No. 13 linkage group LG3, S_indicum_v1.0, whole genome shotgun sequence harbors:
- the LOC105158627 gene encoding histone-lysine N-methyltransferase, H3 lysine-79 specific-like isoform X2, translated to MSPRSPHLKFKNYNMGSCQTKEKSSRASERVVEGLKSKVRVLQGEINEMMCMRERESQVYERELMVLALRQAEWRRERKRLKDELRRLGRVVEEKEERLRCMEGCCVLEEQARRDETLEKWKQLYFAIKVELDDLISRTHQDEEEMVMKELQAKEERIELLQAKLASMEDQEFKREREVDILRQSLRIMSHKKRGTKPGKRSIQEF
- the LOC105158627 gene encoding histone-lysine N-methyltransferase, H3 lysine-79 specific-like isoform X1, encoding MSPRSPHLKFKNYNMGSCQTKEKSSRASERVVEGLKSKVRVLQGEINEMMCMRERESQVYERELMVLALRQAEWRRERKRLKDELRRLGRVVEEKEERLRCMEGCCVLEEQARRDETLEKWKQLYFAIKVELDDLISRTHQEERLMCWKTDEEEMVMKELQAKEERIELLQAKLASMEDQEFKREREVDILRQSLRIMSHKKRGTKPGKRSIQEF